The following proteins come from a genomic window of Alosa alosa isolate M-15738 ecotype Scorff River chromosome 2, AALO_Geno_1.1, whole genome shotgun sequence:
- the taf1 gene encoding transcription initiation factor TFIID subunit 1 isoform X3 has protein sequence MSDSDSDEEHGRPFSLTGFLFGNINEDGQLEGDSVLDTESKKHLAGLGSLGLGSLITEITASEEDEDRDDEKEQAGTDSEGWVKSTEDAVDYSDISEVAEDETRKYRQAMGSLHPGRANDDEDDYDADCEDIDAKLMPPPPPPSLPTPGKKDELPSQTTSVVGDEGDGIILPSIIAPSSAVEKVDFSSSSDSESEADRPSQGPGGGGPAILSLPLAGIMQKDAAKALPGVTELFPVFRPGKVLRFLRLFGPGKNTTSVWRSARRKRKRKQREPQPGTPPPEGEVPECEKKPSWNYEYAPPPPPEQCLSDDEITMMAPVESKFSQTSGEGDKVTESRPKVAEWRYGPAQLWYDMLGVPEDGSGFHYGFKLKEEGPEEAQPTPAPAPPPPPPPPPALATTPESQNEELNEEEQERQNLEDELFLMVTQLQWEDDIIWNGEDVKHKGTKTQRASLAGWLPSSMTRNANAYNAQQGLTRSISQLVPPTPPPMPKAPSISGSKRDKHNQDHQVSHEDDAPWFSIFPIDNEELVYGRWEDNIIWDDQNMDHMLCPPVLTLDPNDENIILEIPDEKEERTSHSPSKENKKETALKKSRILLGKTGVIKEEPQQNMSQPEVKDPWNLSNDEFYYPKQQGLRGTFGGNIIQHSIPAVELRQPFFPTHMGPMKLRMFHRPSLKKYSFGALSQPGPHPSQPLLKHIKKKAKMREQERQASGGGDMFFMRTAQDLTGKDGDLILAEYSEEYPPLIMQVGMATKIKNYYKRKPGKDPGAPDSKYGETVYCHTSPFLGSLHPGQLLQAFENNLFRAPIYLHKMPETDFLIIRTRQGYYIRELVDMFVVGQECPLYEVPGPNSKRANTHIRDFLQVFIYRLFWKSKDRPRRIRMEDIKKAFPSHSESSIRKRLKLCADFKRTGMDSNWWVVKPDFRLPTEEEIRAMVSPEQCCAYYSMLVAEQRLKDAGYGEKSFFAPEEENEEDFQMKIDDEVRTAPWNTTRAFIAAMKGKCLLEVAGVADPTGCGEGFSYVKIPNKPTQQKDDRELQPVKKTVTGTDADLRRLSLKNAKQLLRKFGVPEEEIKKLSRWEVIDVVRTMSTEQARSGEGPMSKFARGSRFSVAEHQERYKEECQRIFDLQNKVLESTEVLSTDTDSSSAEDSDFEEMGKNIESMLQNKKTSSQLSREREEQERKELQRMLMGEDGDKDKSKGRRKGLSSAVSTGSHKDDDTSSVTSLNSSATGRRLKIYRTFRDEDGKEYVRCETVRKPAVIDAYTRIRTTKDEEFIRKFALFDEQHREEMRKERRRIQEQLRRLKRNQEKDKFKGPPEKKAKKVKERPDLKVTLKCGACGAIGHMRTNKFCPLYYQTNAPPSNPVAMTEEQEEELEKTVIHNDNEELIKVEGTKIVLGKQLIESADEVRRKSLVLKFPKQQLPPKKKRRVGTTVHCDYLNRPHKSIHRRRTDPMVTLSSVLEGIINDIRDLPNTYPFHTPVNAKLVKDYYKIITRPMDLQTLRENVRKRMYPSREEFRESVELIVKNSSTYNGVKHPLTQVAQSMLDLCEEKIKEKEDRLVRLEKAINPLLDDDDQVAFSFILDNIVTQKMMNVPDSWPFQHPVNKKFVPDYYKVIVSPMDLENIRKNISKHKYQNRDVFLSDVSLVHANSVKYNGPDSPYTKTALEIVNVCKQTLAEYDEHLTQLEKDISTAKEAALDAADLECLDPMTPGPYTPQPAELFDSSTSLSLQGDASLLAEATLLPTPEKRGVQGRHGRRLGEEESDVDIEGFEEEDDGKPKTPAPAEDGEGDLDDDEEDEDEMLLPPHRRGHEDEYEDEDEGSSRPPQASVLYQDLLMSDGEDDASEEEGDNPFSSIHLSESGSDSDREPPPASRVHQESARMGMGLDQEESMMSYEGEGPDEETHMEDSNVSYGSYDEMEAQRQRQNSSLGNGEEDGVSEEEEEEDERDGGRRGPSVLTQVQLSEDEEDSEEFRSVGGDSDMDSDN, from the exons ATGTCGGATTCGGACAGTGACGAGGAGCATGGTCGCCCATTCTCTCTCACGGGCTTTCTGTTTGGCAATATCAACGAGGATGGACAGCTGGAGGGTGACAGCGTGCTCGACACG GAGTCCAAGAAGCACTTGGCAGGGTTGGGATCACTGGGTCTGGGCTCGCTCATCACAGAGATCACTGCCAGTGAGGAGGACGAAGACCGCGATGATGAGAAAGAACAGGCAGGAACCGACTCTGAAg GTTGGGTGAAAAGCACAGAAGATGCGGTGGACTACTCTGACATCAGTGAAGTCGCGGAGGATGAAACAAGGAAATACAGACAAGCCATGGGAAGCCTACATCCTGGCAGGGCAAATG ATGATGAGGATGACTACGATGCAGACTGTGAAGACATTGACGCCAAGTTGAtgccccctcctccaccaccaagCCTACCTACACCAGGGAAGAAAGATGAGCTTCCAAGCCAAACCACCAGTG tAGTTGGGGATGAAGGGGACGGCATCATCCTCCCCTCCATCATCGCTCCATCCTCCGCTGTGGAGAAGGTGGACTTCAGCAGCTCGTCGGACTCTGAGTCGGAGGCTGACCGGCCCTCGCAGGGCCCCGGAGGGGGCGGCCCTGCTATTCTCTCACTGCCCCTGGCCGGCATCATGCAGAAGGATGCGGCCAAGGCCCTGCCCGGTGTCACAGAGCTCTTCCCAGTGTTCAGACCTGGAAAG GTGCTGAGGTTCTTGCGGCTCTTTGGCCCAGGCAAGAACACCACCTCCGTGTGGCGTAGCGCCcgcaggaagaggaagaggaagcagCGAGAGCCGCAGCCCGGCACGCCCCCACCCGAGGGCGAGGTTCCTGAGTGCGAGAAGAAGCCCAGCTGGAACTACGAGTATGCCCCACCGCCACCTCCCGAACAGTGCCTGTCCGATGACGAG ATCACAATGATGGCTCCAGTGGAGTCCAAGTTCTCGCAGACGTCCGGCGAGGGCGATAAGGTGACCGAGTCGCGGCCGAAGGTGGCCGAATGGCGGTACGGTCCGGCGCAGCTCTGGTACGACATGCTGGGGGTGCCGGAGGATGGCAGCGGCTTCCATTATGGCTTCAAGCTCAAAGAGGAGGGACCAGAGGAGGCGCAGCCCACACCTGCTCctgcacctccacctcctcctccacctccacctgcacTTGCTACCACACCTGAGTCACAGAATGAG GAGCTGaatgaggaggagcaggagaggcaAAATTTGGAAGACGAGCTCTTCCTCATGGTCACTCAGCTGCAGTGGGAGGATGACATCATCTGGAACGGGGAGGATGTGAAGCACAAGGGCACTAAGACCCAGCGAGCGAGCCTGGCAGGGTGGCTGCCCTCCAGCATGACCCGCAATGCTAATGCATACAATGCCCAGCAAG GTCTTACAAGGAGCATCTCTCAGTTGGTTCCGCCAACCCCACCTCCCATGCCCAAAGCCCCCTCTATCTCAGGGTCCAAGAGAGACAAACATAACCAAGACCATCAAG TGTCCCATGAGGATGATGCGCCGTGGTTCTCCATCTTCCCCATCGATAATGAGGAGCTGGTGTATGGACGCTGGGAGGACAACATCATATGGGATGACCAGAACATGGACCACATGCTGTGTCCCCCCGTGCTCACTCTGGACCCAAACGATGAGAACATCATCCTAG aaatccCAGATGAGAAGGAGGAAAGGACATCCCACTCGCCCTCCAAGGAGAACAAGAAAGAGACGGCCCTGAAGAAGAGCCGCATCCTGCTGGGAAAGACCGGCGTCATCAAGGAGGAGCCACAGCAG AACATGTCTCAACCGGAGGTGAAGGATCCCTGGAACCTGTCCAATGATGAGTTCTACTACCCCAAACAGCAGGGGCTCAGGGGCACCTTCGGAGGCAACATCATCCAG cACTCCATCCCTGCGGTGGAGCTGAGGCAGCCGTTCTTCCCCACGCACATGGGTCCCATGAAGCTGCGCATGTTCCACCGACCCTCGCTCAAGAAGTACTCGTTTGGAGCGCTGTCTCAGCCCGGCCCGCACCCGTCCCAGCCGCTGCTCAAGCACATCAAGAAGAaggccaag ATGcgggagcaggagagacaggCCTCGGGTGGAGGAGACATGTTCTTCATGCGCACGGCGCAGGACCTCACGGGCAAGGATGGAGATCTCATCCTTGCAGAGTACAGCGAGGAGTACCCGCCCCTCATCATGCAAGTCGGCATGGCAACCAAGATCAAGAACTACTACAAGAGA AAACCAGGTAAGGATCCAGGCGCTCCAGACTCTAAATATGGAGAGACTGTGTACTGCCACACATCACCATTCCTGGGTTCGCTGCACCCTGGTCAGCTTCTACAG GCATTTGAGAACAATTTGTTCCGAGCTCCCATCTACCTTCATAAGATGCCAGAGACAGACTTCCTCATCATCCGGACGCGGCAGGGCTACTACATCAGAGAGCTGGTGGACATGTTTGTGGTGGGACAGGAGTGCCCTCTCTACGAAGTGCCCGGCCCCAACTCCAAacgagcaaacacacacatcagggacTTCCTgcag GTGTTCATTTACAGATTGTTCTGGAAGAGTAAGGACCGTCCACGGCGTATCCGTATGGAGGACATCAAGAAGGCTTTCCCCTCGCACTCCGAGAGCAGCATTCGCAAACGCCTCAAACTCTGTGCTGACTTCAAacgcacag GGATGGACTCCAACTGGTGGGTGGTGAAGCCTGACTTCCGGTTGCCCACGGAGGAGGAGATCAGGGCCATGGTGTCCCCAGAGCAGTGCTGCGCCTACTACAGCATGCTGGTAGCAGAGCAGAGACTCAAG GATGCGGGCTATGGAGAGAAATCCTTCTTCGCCCCTGAGGAGGAGAATGAAGAAGACTTCCAAATGAAGATTGATGATGAA GTGCGGACCGCCCCCTGGAACACCACACGCGCTTTCATCGCCGCCATGAAGGGGAAGTGCCTGCTGGAGGTGGCCGGGGTGGCTGACCCCACGGGCTGTGGAGAGGGCTTCTCCTACGTCAAAATCCCCAACAAACCCACCCAGCAGAAG GACGACCGCGAGCTTCAGCCCGTAAAGAAGACTGTGACCGGCACAGACGCCGATCTCCGACGCCTGTCCCTGAAGAACGCCAAACAGCTGCTCCGCAAGTTTGGCGTTCCAGAGGAAGAG ATTAAGAAGCTGTCCCGTTGGGAGGTCATCGACGTGGTGAGGACCATGTCCACGGAGCAGGCGCGCTCGGGCGAGGGGCCCATGAGCAAGTTTGCCCGCGGCTCTCGCTTCTCTGTGGCCGAGCACCAGGAGCGCTACAAAGAGGAGTGCCAGAGGATCTTCGACCTGCAGAACAA GGTTCTGGAGTCGACGGAGGTGTTATCGACGGACACAGACAGCAGCTCGGCGGAGGACAGCGACTTCGAGGAGATGGGCAAGAACATCGAGAGCATGCTGCAGAACAAGAAGACGAGCTCGCAGCTGAGCCGCGAGCGGGAGGAGCAGGAGCGCAAGGAGCTGCAGCGCATGCTGATGGGCGAGGACGGGGACAAGGACAAGAGCAAGGGACGCCGCAAGGGCCTGT CCAGCGCTGTGTCCACCGGCTCTCACAAGGATGATGACACATCCTCAGTGACCAGCCTGAACTCCTCGGCCACTGGCCGGCGTTTGAAGATCTACCGCACATTCCGCGACGAGGACGGCAAGGAGTATGTCCGCTGCGAGACCGTGCGCAAGCCCGCCGTCATCGATGCCTACACGCGTATTCGCACCACGAAGGACGAGGAGTTCAT tcgTAAGTTTGCGCTGTTCGACGAGCAGCACCGCGAGGAGATGCGGAAGGAGAGGAGACGCATCCAGGAGCAGCTGAGACGCCTCAAGCGCAACCAGGAGAAGGACAAGTTCAAGGGCCCGCCGGAGAAGAAGGCCAAGAAGGTCAAGGAGAGGCCCGACCTCAAGGTAACC CTGAAGTGTGGCGCTTGCGGTGCCATTGGCCACATGAGGACCAATAAGTTCTGCCCGCTCTACTACCAGACCAACGCTCCGCCATCCAACCCCGTTGCCATGacggaggagcaggaggaggagctggaaaAGACGGTCATCCACAACGACAACGAGGAGCTCATTAAGGTGGAGGGCACCAAAATAGTCCTGGGAAAACAACTCATTGAGAG CGCTGATGAGGTCCGCAGGAAGTCTCTGGTGCTGAAGTTCCCCAAGCAGCAACTTCCACCCAAGAAGAAGAGGCGCGTGGGGACTACTGTCCACTGCGATTATCTCAAt CGGCCACACAAGTCCATCCATCGGCGCCGCACCGACCCCATGGTCACGCTGTCATCAGTCCTGGAGGGCATCATCAACGACATAAGGGATCTGCCCAAC ACATACCCGTTCCACACTCCGGTGAATGCCAAGCTGGTGAAGGATTACTATAAGATCATCACGCGGCCCATGGACCTGCAGACGCTGCGGGAGAACGTCCGCAAGCGCATGTACCCCTCACGGGAGGAGTTCCGAGAGAGTGTGGAGCTCATCGTCAAGAACAGCTCCACCTACAACG GAGTCAAGCACCCTCTCACCCAGGTGGCTCAGTCCATGTTGGACCTGTGTGAAGAGAAGATTAAAGAG AAAGAGGATCGTCTGGTGCGACTGGAGAAGGCTATCAATCCACTGCTGGATGATGACGATCAAGTGGCGTTCTCCTTCATCCTCGACAACATCGTCACACAGAAGATGATGAACGTGCCTGAC TCTTGGCCATTTCAACACCCTGTTAATAAGAAGTTTGTTCCTGATTACTATAAAGTTATAGTCAGCCCTATGGATCTGGAAAACATTCGGAAG aacaTTTCCAAGCATAAATACCAAAACCGGGACGTCTTCCTCTCTGACGTCAGCCTGGTCCACGCAAACAGTGTCAAGTACAATG GCCCCGACAGCCCATACACCAAGACTGCTCTTGAGATTGTAAATGTCTGCAAGCAGACCCTGGCAGAG TATGATGAGCATCTCACCCAGTTGGAGAAGGACATCTCCACCGCTAAGGAGGCCGCCCTGGACGCTGCCGATCTGGAGTGTTTGGACCCCATGACCCCAGGACCATACACACCACAg CCTGCTGAGTTGTTTGACAGCAGTACCTCTCTGAGTCTGCAGGGTGACGCTAGCCTCTTAGCCGAGGCTACGCTTCTCCCCACGCCAGAGAAAAGAGGGGTGCAG GGTCGCCACGGCCGCAGGCTCGGAGAGGAAGAGTCTGATGTGGACATAGAAGGCtttgaggaagaggatgatggcAAGCCCAAAACACCTGCCCCA GCCGAGGACGGAGAGGGCGATCTGGACGAcgacgaggaggacgaggacgagaTGCTGCTGCCGCCGCACCGTCGAGGCCACGAGGATGAGTACGAGGACGAAGATGAAGGCTCCAGCAGACCGCCGCAGGCCAGCGTGCTCTACCAGGACCTCCTCATGTCCGACGGAGAGGACGATGCCAGCGAGGAGGAGGGAGACAACCCTTTCTCCT CGATCCATCTGTCAGAGAGCGGCAGCGACTCGGACCGTGAGCCGCCGCCTGCGTCCAGGGTGCACCAGGAGAGCGCGCGCATGGGCATGGGTCTGGACCAGGAGGAGAGCATGATGTCCTACGAGGGAGAGGGCCCTGACGAGGAGACCCACATGGAGGACAGCAACGTCAG